TTTTAAGAATACAAATTTACTTACCATGTCATAATTTGCCTGCTACTATGTAACAGTATTTAGATCAGTATCTGCACGTCCCTTTCTATCTCGCCAACATGATACTACAGCTTCCATACACTTTAAACTTCCACGAAGCACTGTTCCTGCACTCATTTtaacacacactctcacacaaacacaaaatggtTCACACTAACGGAGGCGCCACATTTACAGCACGACTGGCGGAGTGGTAAATAAATCATCAGACCATGTGCGTTACGTCGATTAGCGTCCGTCCGTCCACACGTCCGAGCGTCCAGACGTATTCTTCAGAGAATAGATGTGTTACTCTGGCATTTACCCCACTTGCGATATCTGGCTGTAGACTCGCACTGCCGTTAGTgtgtgtaattgttttattttagaccACATTGCTACATTTAATTGGATTGTCAGGCCTGTTTCAGATCGGATCACACGAAGGAGGCAGGGAGTAGCGAGGgaaaaatttcaatttttaaaaatgcattattattattattattattatacaatggTGGGTCTGCTaatattatttttctgtatgcatgcaaaatttaaataaaaatatatttatgaatacgggtgtaaataaaataggttttttgtgtgtgtaggtACACACAAAAGAAACCTCttaccctcccccctccccaacatCCGTCCCCATTTCATCAATAGTGGAACAGCTCTAACGCGGTATAACTGACATTTTGATCATCGACGTGGTtctgaatattttataattatcgCACGGTTCGTGTAGCAGGTTGCATTTATAAAATCCAATAATACGATTATACTTTTACAgacactgtatttgtggcagaCCCGACCACATACTATGATATGCATAATATATAGAAATGGTTTATGCCCAGTGCTCAGACTGATTGTATGCATTCAGTACTGGTATTGGAGgaaattattaaatgaattaataaaatagtatataaaataGTCAATTCGATATTGTAGTAATAGATACCCGGTAGGTGAATATAAGTGTGCAAGAACATGcatgatatatacacacacacacacacacacacacacacacacacacacacacacacacacacacacacatacatacatacatgacagGTCCATCCACTGTTtaatgcacgtaagcgggatcgaccgcgtagattgtaggcccatgcatgtggttgagttaaagagcatccattttatggatgcctcgatagctcagaacgcatcgtgatgagtctgcaatttgcgggcgattcggtgccacaggtgcCACTACTGCAGAACAAACAACAAGATCTTTTGATCAATGTAGTCTaagttctcagttcaaaacaagtctattgatcaatgtagtcaaagttctcagttcaaaacaagtCTATTGATCAATGTAGTCAAAGTTCTTATCAACAACAGTTCTTGTTTATGCATGGCAGGCTGGAATGGCAGCGGGAATTGCACACTAATCTGGCTTTGAAGCATTTACATCGATTTGTCTGACACCTCTTACTTCCAGCACAGTTACTTCTTGTGAAACCTTGTCCACCGCATCTTGACGCAGGGAAATGTCCTTATCTGTACAGACATCAATGGGTGAATACAAGGTCGTAGCACACACATCGAATTGGTTTCTGAGTACTTTCGATCCAATATTCCTCCTTTTACAGCAATTGTATACAACTCGTTGTCACTGCACTCTGTCACAACTCCGATGATGTTCCTAAGATCTGCACGTCCTCTGTCAACTGAAGGAATGGGCACTGTCACATTGCTTCCGATTTGCACACTAGAAAATATAATGCGACTTCGTTTGACCATTCTCTCTGCCTGCTGGAACTGGGCATCTCtggcactctctctctctctctgcagccTAATTTCCTCCTGGCGTACAGAGATGGGTGAGACTGGTACAGGTTCTGCTTCCTCGCTGGATTGCTCGACTGGGTTTGGATGGAATACTGCAGACAGGAGGTCGTGTTCAGTTTGCAACCTTGCAATGACATCTTGGGGGAGGCTGGATGATGTCAATCCTACCTTCGCATCGGCATCAAACAGAGCAGTAAAGGGAGAACACTTGATTCCAGTGTGATGGCTTGAGTTCTTTTGAAATTGCACAAACTTGAGTCCAACAGTCCAGTCACGTGTGTCATTGTCACTCATCCATGCAATCAACATATCTTTTATGTCGCAGTTGGCTCTTTCC
The sequence above is drawn from the Gigantopelta aegis isolate Gae_Host chromosome 6, Gae_host_genome, whole genome shotgun sequence genome and encodes:
- the LOC121374440 gene encoding SCAN domain-containing protein 3-like; its protein translation is MDHGVQDHLTKFCILRPLKRASEVAYQLLDIYLLLGAPSILQSDNGSEFTAQVITELKQMWSELVIVHGKPRQPQRQGSVERANCDIKDMLIAWMSDNDTRDWTVGLKFVQFQKNSSHHTGIKCSPFTALFDADAKVGLTSSSLPQDVIARLQTEHDLLSAVFHPNPVEQSSEEAEPVPVSPISVRQEEIRLQRERESARDAQFQQAERMVKRSRIIFSSVQIGSNVTVPIPSVDRGRADLRNIIGVVTECSDNELYTIAVKGGILDRKYSETNSMCVLRPCIHPLMSVQIRTFPCVKMRWTRFHKK